The Candidatus Binatus sp. genome has a window encoding:
- a CDS encoding amidohydrolase family protein, producing MLWGSDYPHFDCIYPGVVGEVKRALGVLTESARENILHHNALRFYGLE from the coding sequence GTGCTGTGGGGCTCCGACTATCCGCATTTCGACTGCATCTATCCGGGCGTGGTCGGCGAGGTGAAGCGGGCGCTCGGCGTGCTCACGGAAAGCGCGCGCGAAAATATCCTGCATCACAACGCGCTCAGATTTTACGGTTTGG